In one window of Penaeus monodon isolate SGIC_2016 chromosome 36, NSTDA_Pmon_1, whole genome shotgun sequence DNA:
- the LOC119595458 gene encoding uncharacterized protein LOC119595458 — protein MGTSQSKPSPHPRSATFSSPEGPQVPSRITRKYSEGGVLHVDNLTLFGSDTLTPPIRGDGNVTQREGSGLQGASGGGPGDAEGVVEEDQEKDENAGDVEDKDKERNARGVDVEGQDKDSYKGGVEVEDRDRDENAGGIDQESQNTDRNKGGVQSQDTDGQAGDGEVEDGDEVGSTGGIEIEDQDKERNAGGIDIEGQDKDRNPGGVEIQNNDERAGGVEKENRDKDGYAGSVGLEDQDKDRSAESFESENEDEDENGNRYSARGDGDRNEEKRDIGTSKAEMDDNRTENSGTDIDTVDTGRHAPETEKKDIGNGERGAKAVTKPIYIDTSKRNTYANAGRTYVDMVDIGRNVSMDRTTRDIEIEYVETGSSNADGFITASDTDTDFEEQDADTNTDTYIAGIDIDVDASDVRQDEETEGEIHRADVETDIDSTVKDIDGYDTTEKCDAINKGWDIDKDDEGIDTNISKTEKETSNDEEERCILIEDSEKNEAVKEVDDKVDAGIAIHENGLDKGREAETQSEGMDANMCKREEEASTGKGEGCVWTEDSEGDEDIKEMDDSVDSGINTHATSLDKGKDAERTETNVCGTENGNLNGNEYRCLSTEDHVKDEDLKEVDDMVDTGIDIQDTGGAKREAVREAVNAVTEVVTEAVTEVVRSVMPVSDTKSIECDIAAPTQEAMKDAMNIAAAPAFPAPLIRESYSQDEDLEEECTEAPLEKGHLLSNSVADFIDKMKNYMKDHQSDDLPHVTTVAAEDADDGSALMRLVKIVVEEAAAVLRTVLSWVFPDKMPLQRYDQYLLRDKKMNRASFRSIFSKSHQERLQMDPSGATFDIFLLCLLLEHGTDKLAPSGDEFWVQPGDHLEFQLTSLREFRASVFRGGFVTQKNLIEKAKSAEETLTKILKSAGSISDVEYEVITQKIQEITEKIANAKSDANVHWNVSSYGETILSEEKAQLLVLMGSPELRRSYDNMTCQGLVPVKNIKQHLQLEAIFMEVDIAEVTVDGNSSNVDYDDLFNIRPTQQHGTDRLASSQAVLLEGPSGFGKTTLSKKLMLDWSKKINVPRGLDNFALLIHVDCRNPHIKSFKELLKSLMPSARKLFTDDDVVQCLRDIKTLVLVDSLDDLNMSSLQVVREMITAAKSTSNMTVWVMSSPEAAEDFHKIVLSDLSTSRLSIIGVPKDRRGELAVRLYKNLVQPDCDNQESSGLEAFVNATPRLLEEYWRCPLNLVLVASLWAASPESVKDLRSATDLLVQTDKLCQRDLLVILNKNPNTRHFDVSELKDKIKVVLFWLCNEALFAIKRNSSSLVEESVKRLKHACHSVGLPSRVVMANFLTIETVLTASGKQNVYRFTHKRLQEFYAAVAIINRLSEKENDVDLTKVLFDLQTVLSSHNISTVRSQEVLRHAHGVLSETWEHRKKGLFGKINTVFSSPRETAVVTILREGSQHPPTLPIWRFQNVFAILLSFVSLLGEDIRQDTARELVLLLERTGLRDKESWLDVLMNAGCDPHVAREMARCIPDVLDLDGEITVRDSRVPAYAVLLKYARPSKVTVNISCDPEVIPSCLDLLMSLSQHPCEVQLLLKHDFLHPKVISNAYNVTLHHVFQWCRVSRFEGQVTPTTALVFPVSLTHVSISLLDAAHYCALAPILETLPTRLPALNTLDILVGENMVPEALHALPMVRAVHLYLAGVSRSTLAWACECARQLEPENGFDSLTFPRSTLNQQDTELLQSLLSAAGVTVPGVGGVTVVCADGHTITIECTKQKGCMKGRV, from the exons ATGGGAACCTCTCAGAGCAAGCCCTCTCCTCACCCTCGAAGCGCCACCTTCTCGAGCCCAGAAGGTCCTCAGGTGCCGTCGAGAATCACAAGGAAGTATTCGGAGGGTGGCGTCCTGCATGTTGATAATCTCACGCTGTTTGGGAGTGACACGTTAACACCGCCGATACGAGGAGATGGTAATGTTACTCAGAGGGAAGGCTCAGGTCTCCAAGGGGCGTCTGGCGGAGGACCTGGTGATGCTGAAGGTGTCGTAGAAGAGGATCAAGAGAAGGATGAAAATGCTGGGGATGTAGAggataaggataaagaaagaaatgctaGAGGTGTCGACGTGGAGGGTCAAGATAAAGATAGTTATAAGGGAGGTGTCGAGGTAGAGGATCGGGATAGAGATGAAAATGCGGGAGGTATTGATCAGGAGAGTCAAAACACAGATAGAAATAAGGGAGGTGTCCAGAGTCAAGATACGGACGGGCAAGCTGGGGATGGCGAGGTAGAGGATGGAGATGAAGTTGGGAGTACTGGAGGTATCGAGATAGAGGatcaagataaagaaagaaatgctgGTGGTATCGACATAGAAGGacaagataaagatagaaatcCGGGAGGTGTCGAAATTCAAAATAACGATGAAAGAGCCGGAGGTGTCGAGAAAGAGAATCGAGATAAGGATGGATATGCTGGAAGTGTTGGTTTGGAGGATCAAGATAAAGATAGAAGTGCGGAAAGTTTCGAATCagagaatgaagatgaagatgaaaatggcaATCGCTATAGTGCGCGGGGAGATGGCGacagaaatgaggaaaagagggacatAGGCACCAGTAAGGCTGAAATGGACGACAACAGAACAGAAAATTCAGGGACAGACATAGATACAGTAGATACAGGAAGACACGCACCCGAAACTGAAAAAAAGGATATAGGTAACGGGGAGAGAGGTGCAAAAGCAGTaacaaaacctatatatatagacacatcaaAGCGAAACACATATGCAAATGCTGGAAGAACATACGTAGACATGGTTGATATTGGAAGAAATGTAAGCATGGACAGAACAACAAGAGATATTGAAATAGAATATGTAGAAACAGGTTCAAGTAATGCAGATGGTTTCATTACTGCAAGTGACACAGATACAGACTTTGAAGAACAAGATGCagatacaaacacagatacatacattgcAGGAATAGACATAGACGTAGATGCATCTGATGTAAGGCAAGACGAGGAAACTGAAGGAGAAATACACAGGGCTGACGttgagacagatatagatagtacAGTAAAAGACATAGATGGATATGATACAACTGAGAAATGTGATGCAATTAATAAAGGATGGGAcatagataaagatgatgaaggaattgatacaaatataagtaaaacagagaaggaaacatcaaatgacgaagaagagagatgtatattGATTGAGGATTCAGAGAAGAATGAAGCTGTGAAAGAAGTAGACGACAAGGTAGATGCAGGGATAGCTATTCATGAAAATGGTCTtgataaaggaagagaagcagagacacAAAGTGAAGGAATGGATGCAAATATgtgtaaaagagaagaggaagcgtCGACTGGTAAAGGAGAGGGATGTGTATGGACTGAGGACtcagaaggggatgaagatataaaagaaatggaCGATAGTGTAGATTCAGGAATAAATACTCATGCTACAAGTCTTGATAAAGGAAAGGACGCTGAAAGAACAGAAACAAATGTATGTGGAACAGAGAACGGAAACCTTAATGGTAACGAATATAGATGTTTATCGACTGAGGATCATGTGAAAGATGAAGATTTAAAAGAAGTGGATGACATGGTAGACACAGGAATAGATATTCAAGACACAGGTGGAGCGAAGCGAGAAGCTGTGAGAGAAGCAGTTAACGCAGTTACAGAAGTAGTAACAGAAGCTGTCACGGAGGTAGTAAGGTCTGTCATGCCTGTCAGTGACACAAAGAGCATTGAATGTGACATAGCGGCACCCACTCAAGAAGCTATGAAAGATGCGATGAATATAGCTGCAGCACCTGCCTTCCCAGCCCCGTTGATTAGGGAATCATACAGTCAGGACGAGGACCTTGAAGAAGAATGTACAGAAGCTCCTCTAGAGAAAGGTCATCTCCTTTCTAACAGCGTCGCTGACTTTATAGATAAAATGAAGAACTACATGAAGGATCATCAAAGTGATGATTTGCCCCATGTCACCACCGTCGCTGCTGAAGATGCGGACGATGGCAGTGCTTTAATGCGGCTCGTCAAGATTGTCGTGGAGGAAGCCGCAGCCGTGTTGAGAACCGTCTTGTCTTGGGTCTTCCCGGATAAGATGCCCTTGCAGCGGTATGACCAGTACCTCCTCAGGGACAAGAAGATGAACCGTGCCTCTTTCCGCAGCATCTTCAGCAAGAGCCACCAGGAGAGGCTTCAGATGGATCCCTCAGGAGCCACCTTTGACATCTTTCTCTTATGTCTCCTTCTCGAACATGGCACCGATAAATTAGCTCCTTCTGGGGACGAGTTCTGGGTTCAGCCTGGAGATCACCTCGAATTCCAACTGACGTCCCTGAGGGAGTTCCGCGCGAGCGTTTTCCGCGGAGGCTTCGTCACCCAGAAAAATCTCATTGAGAAAGCAAAGTCAGCAGAGGAAACACTGACGAAGATCCTCAAAAGTGCAGGAAGCATCAGTGATGTCGAGTATGAAGTGATCACTCAGAAGATTCAGGAGATAACTGAAAAGATTGCAAATGCCAAGAGTGATGCAAATGTTCATTGGAACGTTAGCAGCTATGGCGAGACAATTCTGAGTGAGGAAAAGGCACAATTGTTGGTCCTCATGGGTTCACCAGAGCTCAGGCGTTCATATGACAATATGACATGTCAAGGACTAGTGCCAGTTAAGAATATAAAGCAGCATCTACAGCTCGAAGCAATTTTCATGGAGGTAGACATCGCTGAAGTTACAGTTGATGGAAACTCCAGTAATGTAGATTATGATGATCTATTTAACATTCGTCCTACACAACAGCATGGCACAGACAGACTAGCCTCCTCACAAGCTGTTCTCCTAGAGGGCCCTTCAGGCTTTGGGAAAACTACCCTCTCCAAAAAGCTGATGCTAGACTGGTCAAAGAAAATTAATGTTCCCAGAGGATTGGATAACTTTGCGCTTCTTATACACGTTGATTGCAGAAATCCTCATATCAAATCCTTCAAGGAACTGCTAAAATCATTGATGCCCAGTGCAAGGAAACTGTTTACAGATGACGACGTGGTTCAGTGCCTACGTGATATAAAGACCCTCGTACTTGTGGACAGCTTGGACGACTTGAACATGTCTTCCCTTCAAGTCGTCCGAGAGATGATCACGGCAGCGAAATCAACGAGCAACATGACAGTTTGGGTCATGTCATCTCCTGAGGCCGCCGAGGACTTCCACAAGATCGTGCTCAGTGATCTGTCTACCTCACGCTTGAGTATCATCGGTGTCCCCAAAGACAGGCGAGGAGAACTGGCAGTCAGACTATACAAAAACCTTGTTCAACCTGACTGCGACAACCAAGAGTCAAGCGGCTTAGAAGCCTTTGTCAATGCTACTCCAAGACTGCTCGAGGAATACTGGCGGTGTCCCCTTAATCTAGTATTGGTTGCCTCACTCTGGGCCGCATCTCCTGAGAGTGTGAAGGACCTCAGATCAGCTACAGATCTACTGGTGCAAACAGATAAGTTATGTCAGAGGGATCTTTTGGTAATCTTGAACAAAAACCCAAATACCCGGCATTTCGATGTGTCAGAGCTAAAGGACAAAATAAAGGTCGTTCTCTTCTGGCTCTGCAACGAGGCTTTGTTCGCCATAAAGAGAAATAGCAGCAGTTTAGTGGAAGAATCCGTAAAGCGACTAAAACATGCTTGTCACTCTGTTGGTCTCCCTAGTCGTGTCGTAATGGCCAACTTCCTTACCATAGAGACTGTCTTGACAGCTTCTGGGAAACAGAATGTGTACAGGTTTACACACAAGAGGTTACAAGAATTCTATGCAGCTGTGGCTATAATTAATAGGCTCTCGGAGAAGGAGAACGACGTGGATCTTACAAAGGTGCTCTTCGACCTTCAGACAGTCCTCTCCAGCCACAACATCTCAACAGTTCGATCCCAAGAGGTTCTAAGACACGCCCACGGTGTCCTAAGCGAGACATGGGAACACAGGAAGAAGGGTCTCTTCGGAAAAATCAACACGGTGTTCTCGTCACCTAGAGAAACAGCAGTAGTGACCATTCTGAGGGAAGGGAGTCAACATCCGCCCACGCTGCCGATCTGGAGATTCCAAAACGTCTTTGCCATCCTATTAAGCTTCGTGTCCCTCCTTGGAGAGGATATCAGACAGGACACAGCTCGGGAACTGGTCTTACTTCTGGAGCGAACAGGACTGAGAGACAAGGAATCGTGGCTCGACGTTCTCATGAACGCGGGATGTGATCCTCACGTCGCAAGGGAGATGGCTCGCTGTATTCCTGACGTGCTGGACTTAGACGGCGAAATCACCGTAAGGGACAGCCGTGTACCCGCCTACGCCGTTCTCCTGAAATACGCTCGACCCTCTAAAGTGACAGTGAACATCTCCTGCGATCCAGAGGTGATTCCGAGCTGCCTGGACCTTCTGATGTCACTCAGCCAACATCCATGCGAAGTCCAGCTGCTTCTCAAGCATGATTTCTTGCATCCGAAGGTCATCTCGAATGCTTATAATGTGACGCTGCATCATGTCTTTCAGTG GTGTCGAGTCTCCAGATTCGAGGGCCAAGTCACCCCCACAACAGCCCTGGtcttccccgtctccctcacCCACGTGTCCATTTCTCTGCTGGACGCCGCCCACTACTGCGCTCTCGCCCCCATCCTTGAAACTCTCCCCACCAGGCTGCCGGCTCTCAACACCTTGG ACATTCTTGTGGGGGAGAACATGGTCCCAGAAGCACTACACGCTCTTCCCATGGTGCGGGCTGTCCACCTCTACCTCGCGGGCGTAAGCAGGTCTACCCTCGCGTGGGCGTGCGAATGCGCTCGCCAGCTGGAGCCTGAGAACgg ATTCGACAGCCTCACATTCCCTCGGTCGACTCTGAACCAACAGGACACCGAGCTTTTGCAGTCACTGTTATCTGCTGCCGGCGTAACAGTGCCAGGCGTAGGGGGGGTCACTGTGGTCTGTGCAGATGGCCATACGATAACCATAGAATGCACTAAACAGAAGGGTTGTATGAAAGGAAGGGTCTGA